The Deinococcus sonorensis KR-87 genome includes a window with the following:
- a CDS encoding SCO family protein, translated as MTARTLPAARPWYVSALLAVLAVALLLGGVWLYARLQSPYPYYGTVYTPPQPAARFQGTDGQGRAYAFTPTGHTTALFFGFTHCPDVCPLTLGYLEKAREQLTPEQQRQFQVVFVSLDPARDTPDKIGPYVRYFGTATGVRVPEPALAQLARSYGVSYVKAPLPGQPGEYQINHTSATYLIDAQGQRRLIWDYTQLSDINRVVQDIQQVMQ; from the coding sequence ATGACCGCCCGCACCCTTCCGGCTGCCCGGCCCTGGTACGTCTCGGCGCTGCTGGCCGTGCTTGCGGTGGCCCTGCTGCTGGGCGGCGTGTGGCTGTACGCCCGCCTGCAGAGCCCGTATCCGTATTACGGCACCGTCTATACCCCGCCGCAGCCGGCCGCCCGCTTCCAGGGCACCGACGGCCAGGGCCGGGCCTACGCCTTCACGCCCACTGGCCACACCACCGCCCTGTTCTTCGGCTTCACCCACTGCCCGGACGTGTGCCCGCTGACGCTCGGCTACCTGGAAAAGGCCCGCGAGCAGCTGACGCCCGAGCAGCAGCGGCAGTTCCAGGTGGTGTTCGTGTCGCTCGACCCGGCCCGCGACACCCCCGACAAGATCGGGCCCTACGTGCGCTACTTCGGTACGGCTACGGGGGTGCGGGTGCCGGAGCCGGCGCTCGCCCAGCTGGCCCGCAGCTACGGCGTGTCGTACGTGAAGGCCCCTCTGCCGGGGCAGCCGGGCGAGTACCAGATCAACCACACCAGCGCCACCTACCTGATTGACGCCCAGGGCCAGCGGCGGCTGATCTGGGACTACACCCAGCTGAGCGACATCAACCGGGTGGTGCAGGACATCCAGCAGGTGATGCAGTGA
- a CDS encoding copper chaperone PCu(A)C, whose amino-acid sequence MYRLLFLVLLITLAAPATRAQHAGDMAGMAGMAMPKATSSAPGAAVKRLTLQGGWVAATPPGVSESAAYLTLQNPGPSAAVLVGASTPVAAHTMLMTSHTDAQKRVSMQPLNRLSIPAGGRGTFAPGQAHIMLSGLRRPLSPGTKVQLTLRFSDGSARTVSLLVRRAAP is encoded by the coding sequence ATGTACAGGCTTCTTTTTCTGGTCCTGCTGATCACGCTGGCGGCTCCGGCCACGCGTGCCCAGCACGCCGGCGACATGGCCGGCATGGCCGGCATGGCCATGCCGAAAGCCACCTCCAGCGCTCCGGGCGCGGCCGTGAAGCGGCTGACCCTTCAGGGCGGCTGGGTGGCGGCCACCCCGCCCGGCGTGTCGGAGAGCGCCGCCTACCTCACCCTTCAGAACCCCGGCCCCAGCGCGGCCGTGCTGGTGGGCGCCTCCACTCCGGTGGCCGCCCACACCATGTTGATGACCAGCCACACCGATGCCCAGAAGCGCGTCAGCATGCAGCCGCTGAACCGGCTGAGCATTCCAGCCGGCGGGCGCGGCACCTTTGCTCCCGGCCAGGCCCACATCATGCTCTCGGGGCTGCGCAGGCCGCTCAGCCCAGGGACGAAGGTACAGCTAACCCTGCGGTTCTCGGACGGCAGCGCCCGCACCGTCTCGCTGCTGGTCCGGCGGGCGGCCCCATGA
- a CDS encoding DUF4388 domain-containing protein, producing the protein MLSSDLTHFAFPAVLQMLMNGGRTGHVRVRGPLSGEVWLENGNVVHAVSMGKAGASALDLLASLNRGELQFEGGPTTSERTVTSSRDATLRQLLVDNAAWSPLLAALPDWDQGLRFTARWSEQQPVTRAQYRALAGVGRLTVRQMLETTDLPPRTLLGILLSFMQAGLVEAAPS; encoded by the coding sequence ATGCTGAGCAGTGACCTGACTCACTTTGCCTTTCCCGCCGTGCTCCAGATGCTGATGAACGGTGGCCGCACCGGACATGTGCGGGTGCGGGGACCGCTTTCCGGCGAGGTCTGGCTGGAGAACGGCAACGTCGTGCATGCGGTCAGCATGGGCAAGGCCGGCGCGTCCGCGCTGGATCTGCTGGCCTCCCTGAACCGGGGCGAACTGCAGTTCGAGGGCGGCCCCACCACCAGTGAGCGCACGGTCACGTCCTCCCGCGACGCCACCCTGCGTCAGCTGCTGGTGGACAACGCGGCCTGGAGCCCGCTGCTGGCCGCTCTGCCCGACTGGGACCAGGGGCTGCGCTTCACTGCCCGCTGGTCGGAGCAGCAGCCGGTCACCCGCGCCCAGTACCGCGCCCTGGCCGGGGTAGGCCGCCTGACGGTGCGGCAGATGCTGGAGACGACCGACCTGCCGCCGCGCACCCTGCTGGGCATCCTGCTGTCCTTCATGCAGGCGGGGCTGGTGGAAGCCGCTCCCAGCTGA
- a CDS encoding M3 family oligoendopeptidase, giving the protein MTSQPVAEAAPHWRTDDLYPALDSPAYQAALSDVAERVQALGALFDRLEIRKDARAADPVAAFEQATTALNDLLARLTPVRAYAQAFLTTDSRDDLAQARSSELTTLTQPLSDLMTRYNAWLGGLDQPALLNGSALARDHRYALERARHAAEHQMSPAEEALAAELRPSAASAWAKLHGNVSSLLSGEVRGERLPMTMLRNLASDPDAALRQEAYITELQVWQTAEIPLAAALNGIKGESNVLNRKRGYRSAVEATLSGNSIDAATLEAMQTAVVESFPDFRRYFSAKARRLGHADGRLPWHDLFAPVGESRASWAYPEARQFVVNSFRSYSDRLADFADRAMSEGWLDVPPRDGKRGGAFCMPWRDGESRILLNHAPNLDSVSTLAHELGHGYHNLCLQGRTPLQKATPMTLAETASIFCETVVQHAALDGTSGDERLYVLETALMGQAQVVVDIHSRFLFETAVFEAREKRDLSPTEFNRLMEQAQRDTYGEALSTLHPYMWAVKSHYYGSNFYNYPYTFGLLFGLGLYARYRQDPQGFRAQYDQLLASTGLADAATLAAGFGIDTREVQFWRSSLDVIRENIREYEQLAR; this is encoded by the coding sequence ATGACCTCACAACCTGTAGCCGAGGCCGCGCCTCACTGGCGCACCGATGATCTGTACCCTGCCCTGGATTCGCCCGCGTATCAGGCCGCGCTCTCCGATGTGGCGGAGCGGGTGCAGGCGCTGGGCGCCCTGTTTGACCGGCTGGAGATCCGCAAGGACGCCCGGGCCGCCGACCCGGTGGCCGCCTTTGAGCAGGCCACCACCGCGCTGAACGACCTGCTGGCCCGCCTGACCCCGGTGCGTGCCTACGCTCAGGCGTTCCTGACCACCGACAGCCGCGACGACCTGGCCCAGGCGCGCAGCAGCGAACTGACCACCCTGACGCAGCCGCTCAGCGACCTGATGACCCGCTACAACGCGTGGCTGGGCGGCCTGGACCAGCCGGCCCTGCTGAACGGCTCGGCCCTGGCCCGCGACCACCGCTACGCCCTGGAACGTGCCCGCCACGCGGCCGAGCACCAGATGAGCCCCGCAGAGGAGGCGCTGGCCGCCGAGCTGCGCCCCAGCGCCGCCAGCGCGTGGGCCAAGCTGCACGGCAACGTCAGCAGCCTGCTGAGCGGCGAGGTGCGCGGCGAACGGCTCCCGATGACCATGCTGCGCAACCTCGCCAGCGACCCGGACGCGGCGTTGCGGCAGGAGGCTTATATCACCGAGCTGCAGGTGTGGCAGACGGCCGAGATTCCGCTGGCTGCCGCCCTGAACGGCATCAAGGGCGAGAGCAACGTGCTGAACCGGAAGCGCGGCTACCGCTCGGCGGTGGAGGCCACGCTCAGCGGCAACAGCATTGACGCGGCTACGCTGGAGGCGATGCAGACGGCGGTGGTGGAGAGCTTTCCGGACTTCCGCCGCTACTTCTCGGCCAAGGCGCGGCGGCTGGGCCACGCCGACGGCCGCCTGCCGTGGCACGACCTGTTCGCGCCGGTGGGCGAGAGCCGGGCCAGCTGGGCCTATCCGGAGGCGCGGCAGTTCGTGGTGAACAGCTTCCGCAGCTACTCGGACCGGCTGGCGGACTTCGCCGACCGGGCCATGAGCGAAGGCTGGCTGGACGTGCCGCCGCGCGACGGCAAGCGCGGGGGCGCCTTCTGTATGCCGTGGCGCGACGGCGAGAGCCGCATCCTGCTCAACCATGCCCCCAACCTCGACAGCGTCAGCACCCTGGCGCACGAGCTGGGCCACGGCTACCACAACCTGTGTCTGCAGGGACGCACCCCGCTGCAGAAGGCCACCCCGATGACCCTGGCCGAAACCGCCAGCATCTTCTGCGAGACGGTGGTGCAGCACGCGGCGCTGGACGGGACCAGCGGCGACGAGCGGCTGTACGTGCTGGAGACGGCCCTGATGGGGCAGGCGCAGGTGGTGGTGGACATCCACTCGCGCTTCCTGTTCGAGACGGCGGTGTTTGAGGCCCGCGAGAAGCGCGACCTCTCACCCACTGAGTTCAACCGGCTGATGGAGCAGGCCCAGCGCGACACCTACGGCGAGGCGCTCAGCACCCTGCATCCGTACATGTGGGCCGTCAAGTCCCATTACTACGGCAGCAACTTCTACAACTACCCCTACACCTTCGGGCTGCTGTTCGGGCTGGGCCTGTACGCCCGTTACCGCCAGGACCCGCAGGGCTTCCGCGCCCAGTACGACCAGCTGCTGGCCAGCACCGGGCTGGCCGACGCGGCCACGCTGGCGGCCGGCTTCGGCATCGATACCCGTGAAGTGCAGTTCTGGCGCAGCAGCCTGGACGTGATCCGCGAAAACATCCGCGAATACGAGCAGCTGGCCCGCTAG
- a CDS encoding cytochrome c oxidase assembly protein, with translation MTPGTLSPTLAQLLSPRLDLPMLLLTVAAAGWYVWGFLRAPRDRWPLWRAALFGLAVLLTLAITQTQLTSLTLNSMALYMVRLMVLAELIPPLAVLGLPAGYLQPDPRRPGGRLLSWLLDPWVALALWATIIVFWNIPAGFNASLVSNTASGLLPLLYLLGGLLSWSVVLRPLPGVQAGGFGNRGWFGLLSSLPMMGVAAVWLYSPRVLYTPYVGALCLWNTTPLQNQVTSGWVMMIAGLPGMFLALVQLMAWLIALADSGTMREDEAQEEG, from the coding sequence GTGACCCCAGGCACCCTCTCCCCCACCCTGGCCCAGCTGCTCTCGCCGCGCCTGGACCTGCCGATGCTGCTGCTGACCGTGGCGGCCGCCGGCTGGTACGTGTGGGGCTTTCTGCGCGCGCCGCGGGACCGCTGGCCGCTGTGGCGCGCCGCCCTGTTCGGGCTGGCCGTGCTGCTGACGCTCGCCATCACCCAGACGCAGCTCACCAGCCTGACGCTCAACAGCATGGCGCTGTACATGGTGCGCCTGATGGTGCTGGCCGAACTGATTCCGCCGCTGGCGGTGCTGGGCCTGCCGGCCGGCTATCTGCAGCCGGACCCCCGTCGCCCGGGTGGCCGCCTGCTGTCGTGGCTGTTGGACCCCTGGGTGGCGCTGGCGCTGTGGGCCACCATCATCGTCTTCTGGAACATTCCCGCGGGCTTCAACGCCTCGCTGGTCAGCAACACCGCCTCGGGCCTACTGCCGCTGCTGTACCTGCTGGGCGGGCTGCTCAGCTGGTCGGTGGTGCTGCGGCCGCTGCCGGGCGTGCAGGCTGGGGGCTTCGGCAACCGCGGCTGGTTCGGCCTGCTCAGCAGCCTGCCGATGATGGGCGTGGCCGCCGTGTGGCTGTATAGCCCGCGGGTGCTGTACACGCCCTACGTGGGTGCCCTGTGCCTGTGGAACACCACCCCGCTGCAGAACCAGGTGACCAGCGGCTGGGTGATGATGATCGCTGGGCTGCCAGGCATGTTCCTGGCGCTGGTCCAGTTGATGGCGTGGCTGATCGCGCTGGCCGACAGCGGCACCATGCGGGAAGACGAGGCCCAGGAAGAGGGCTAG
- a CDS encoding CPBP family intramembrane glutamic endopeptidase, protein MSDSSPVPQLDADVLHPPLARRVRALDGNRAALLLLLSQNVVSAVLVRLGLPLGLSLVLTFVITVLLALVLLRPGLSALVQDSRWRTPPAWGTALLALLLALIASRGVLIFVISIWPQGAQNIQQFQSAGSDLWLLLLAGGVLIPFAEEIAFRGLLMRGYEWARGPLYAALAASAIFGLAHGVPAQIVAILPIAWVLARADQHTGSLWTGVIIHALNNSLALGLGAFLSGNGELSKLLDTDQMPQLPVQVGLAGLLVGLAALFVATVWLQPRRELGTGAGGPLLSGSLIVLVLLIAVIVVAASGLVPLGGLGSPA, encoded by the coding sequence ATGTCCGATTCCTCCCCCGTTCCGCAGCTGGATGCGGACGTCCTCCACCCTCCGCTCGCCCGCCGGGTCCGCGCCCTGGACGGCAACCGGGCCGCGCTGCTGCTGCTGCTGAGCCAGAACGTGGTGAGCGCCGTGCTGGTCCGGCTCGGTCTGCCGCTGGGCCTGTCGCTGGTGCTGACCTTCGTGATCACTGTGCTGCTGGCGCTGGTGCTGCTGCGCCCCGGCCTGAGCGCCCTGGTGCAGGACAGCCGCTGGCGCACGCCGCCGGCCTGGGGCACCGCGCTGCTGGCGCTGCTGCTGGCCCTGATTGCCTCCAGAGGCGTGTTGATCTTCGTGATCAGCATCTGGCCGCAGGGGGCGCAGAACATCCAGCAGTTCCAGAGCGCGGGCTCGGACCTGTGGCTGCTGCTGCTGGCCGGCGGCGTGCTGATACCCTTCGCGGAGGAGATCGCCTTCAGGGGCCTGCTGATGCGCGGGTACGAGTGGGCCCGGGGGCCGCTGTACGCCGCACTGGCGGCCAGCGCGATCTTCGGGCTGGCGCACGGCGTGCCGGCCCAGATCGTGGCGATTCTGCCGATCGCCTGGGTGCTCGCCCGCGCCGACCAACATACCGGCAGTCTGTGGACCGGCGTGATCATCCACGCGCTCAACAACTCGCTGGCGCTGGGCCTGGGCGCCTTCCTGAGCGGCAACGGAGAGCTCTCCAAACTGCTGGACACTGACCAGATGCCGCAGCTGCCGGTGCAGGTGGGGCTGGCCGGGCTGCTGGTGGGGCTGGCCGCGCTGTTCGTGGCCACCGTCTGGCTGCAGCCGCGCCGCGAGCTGGGCACCGGGGCCGGTGGGCCTCTGCTGAGCGGGAGCCTGATCGTCCTGGTGCTGCTGATCGCCGTGATCGTTGTGGCGGCCAGCGGGCTGGTGCCGCTGGGTGGACTGGGCAGCCCGGCCTGA
- a CDS encoding SIS domain-containing protein encodes MSIFQTLLNLPGSYQGPTTPEQGPFGLLGLGEAALAAQLCEPFSQVRLSASGTQFVLNSAETQAAADDFAALAEVSEVTVRRVGVGEGRRFALDQLHFLAPGGVSSTYHLAQYLAYATGHAEEAQQAEALLSDLRDRCAPEIEEGNPARDLAWTLWGRAPLLLAPAGEGALVFAWQLLLARIGKVLSVPVEREPLYVLTGAFEAHHERGDGRLALLLGEEDAELRLVREVLETRIDEVVTVPYPGGEEGYAGTLALWYFAAWVATYLAEREGTTPDDSPALLQVLASVSSPLPDDELN; translated from the coding sequence ATGAGCATCTTTCAGACACTGTTGAACCTGCCGGGCAGCTACCAGGGGCCGACCACCCCGGAACAGGGGCCGTTCGGGCTGCTGGGGCTGGGCGAGGCAGCGCTGGCCGCGCAGCTGTGCGAGCCGTTCAGTCAGGTGCGCCTAAGCGCCAGCGGCACCCAGTTCGTGCTGAACAGCGCCGAAACGCAGGCGGCGGCCGACGACTTCGCCGCGCTGGCGGAGGTCTCGGAGGTCACGGTGCGGCGGGTGGGCGTGGGTGAGGGCCGCCGGTTTGCGCTGGATCAGCTGCACTTTCTGGCGCCGGGCGGCGTGAGCAGCACCTACCATCTCGCGCAGTACCTGGCCTACGCCACCGGTCACGCCGAGGAGGCCCAGCAGGCCGAGGCGCTGCTCTCGGACCTGCGGGACCGCTGCGCCCCGGAAATCGAGGAGGGCAACCCGGCCCGCGACCTGGCCTGGACGCTGTGGGGACGCGCGCCGCTGCTGCTGGCCCCGGCCGGCGAGGGCGCGCTGGTATTCGCGTGGCAGCTGCTGCTCGCGCGCATCGGCAAGGTGCTGAGCGTGCCGGTGGAACGTGAGCCGCTGTACGTGCTGACCGGCGCCTTCGAGGCGCACCACGAGCGCGGCGACGGTCGGCTGGCGCTGCTGCTGGGCGAGGAGGACGCCGAACTGCGGCTGGTGCGCGAGGTGCTGGAAACCCGCATTGACGAGGTGGTGACGGTGCCGTATCCGGGCGGCGAGGAAGGGTACGCCGGCACGCTGGCGCTGTGGTACTTCGCGGCGTGGGTGGCCACCTATCTGGCCGAGCGCGAGGGCACCACGCCGGACGACAGCCCGGCGCTGCTGCAGGTGCTGGCCAGCGTCAGCAGCCCGCTGCCGGACGACGAACTGAACTAG
- a CDS encoding peptidyl-prolyl cis-trans isomerase: MKKQVIVRVLLGVLALLLVAGLVVQFTPAIGSLSGSSGTPALKVAGQTITAQQLDNARQANQLLSSVRTGLLGDDFETVVADQLVTQTLLQQAAADQKVSRADVNAEVTKTRESNNLTDNKAWTDALRNAGFSDSSYREQVRNSLAVQRKAKAIQDAAPKPTEAQIRMYYDLNPQTFQSDARIVGREIVVDTKAKADQLLAQLKKGADFAALASANSLENKDRGGALAALENGKPKPVAQVALPQEVGVAAFALTSGGLTDVIKSGERYYIVKVEQFLAPSTKPYSEAKASATDAVANQLKNQAVEAWIDSLRQNVKVEVVDPAWPYNDPAVATVNGQKIPYTEVLAAMLNNQQFAALLQQASPDQAAPLVNSFLKPSIVQSLIQQYAAPIIVKAQKLPLVGSRGELLSGLTAYGARDVKVSDADVQAYYKAHQKEFQTQASATVSTASFKDKQQALAFRQAFKSGDFTKAASKAGGTVAERGAVTQGDSKLTGALETAVFATDRLQPAGEGSLSDVAQENGRYVVAYLTDLVRASVKPLAEVQSTIQSQLLAQKQQTAGQAYLTAQLKTIKTQDLLSSVLAAQAKRVAAQTPSSPSSPSAPSTPAK, encoded by the coding sequence GTGAAGAAGCAAGTCATCGTACGCGTCCTGCTGGGCGTTCTGGCACTGCTGCTGGTGGCCGGGCTCGTGGTGCAGTTCACGCCGGCCATCGGATCGCTCAGCGGCAGCAGCGGCACGCCGGCCCTGAAGGTCGCCGGGCAGACCATCACCGCGCAGCAGCTGGACAACGCGCGGCAGGCCAACCAGCTGCTGTCGTCGGTGCGCACCGGGTTGCTCGGCGACGACTTCGAGACGGTGGTCGCCGATCAGCTGGTCACCCAGACGCTGCTGCAGCAGGCGGCGGCCGACCAGAAGGTCAGCCGCGCCGACGTGAACGCCGAGGTCACCAAGACCCGCGAGTCGAATAACCTGACCGACAACAAGGCCTGGACCGACGCGCTGCGCAACGCCGGGTTCTCCGACTCGTCGTACCGCGAGCAGGTGCGCAACTCGCTGGCGGTGCAGCGCAAGGCCAAGGCGATTCAGGACGCCGCGCCCAAGCCTACCGAGGCGCAGATCCGGATGTACTACGACCTGAACCCGCAGACCTTCCAGTCAGACGCCCGCATCGTGGGGCGCGAGATTGTGGTGGACACCAAGGCCAAGGCCGATCAGCTGCTGGCCCAGCTCAAGAAGGGCGCGGACTTCGCGGCCCTGGCGAGCGCCAACAGCCTGGAGAACAAGGACCGCGGCGGCGCGCTGGCGGCCCTGGAGAACGGCAAGCCCAAGCCGGTGGCCCAGGTGGCGCTGCCGCAGGAGGTGGGTGTGGCCGCCTTCGCCCTGACCAGCGGCGGCCTGACCGACGTGATCAAGAGTGGCGAGCGCTATTACATCGTGAAGGTGGAGCAGTTCCTGGCGCCCAGCACCAAGCCGTACAGCGAGGCCAAGGCCAGCGCCACCGACGCGGTTGCCAACCAGCTGAAGAATCAGGCGGTGGAGGCGTGGATCGACAGCCTGCGCCAGAACGTCAAGGTCGAGGTGGTGGACCCCGCGTGGCCGTACAACGACCCGGCGGTGGCCACCGTGAACGGCCAGAAAATTCCCTACACCGAGGTGCTGGCGGCGATGCTGAACAACCAGCAGTTCGCGGCGCTGCTGCAGCAGGCCTCGCCGGATCAGGCGGCCCCGCTGGTCAACAGCTTCCTGAAGCCGAGCATCGTGCAGTCGCTGATCCAGCAGTACGCGGCCCCGATCATCGTCAAGGCGCAGAAGCTCCCGCTGGTGGGCAGCCGCGGTGAGCTGCTGAGCGGCCTGACCGCCTACGGTGCCCGCGACGTCAAGGTATCGGACGCCGACGTGCAGGCCTACTACAAGGCCCACCAGAAGGAGTTCCAGACCCAGGCGAGCGCCACCGTCTCGACCGCCAGCTTCAAGGACAAGCAGCAGGCGCTGGCGTTCCGGCAGGCGTTCAAGAGCGGCGACTTCACCAAGGCCGCCAGCAAGGCCGGCGGCACGGTGGCCGAGCGCGGCGCCGTCACCCAGGGCGACAGCAAGCTGACCGGCGCGCTGGAAACCGCCGTGTTCGCCACCGACCGGCTGCAGCCGGCAGGTGAGGGCAGCCTCAGCGACGTGGCGCAGGAGAACGGACGCTACGTGGTGGCGTACCTGACCGATCTGGTGCGCGCCAGCGTCAAGCCGCTGGCCGAGGTGCAGAGCACCATCCAGAGTCAGCTGCTGGCCCAAAAGCAGCAGACGGCCGGGCAGGCCTACCTGACCGCCCAGCTCAAGACCATCAAGACCCAGGACCTGCTGAGCAGCGTGCTGGCGGCGCAGGCCAAGCGGGTCGCGGCGCAGACGCCCAGCTCGCCCAGCAGCCCCTCGGCGCCCAGCACGCCCGCGAAGTAA